From a region of the Halomonas sp. HL-93 genome:
- a CDS encoding LysR family transcriptional regulator — MIRGADISIAQLRALMAVAEEQSYTRAAERLGVSQSGVSHSMQALEKLAGGPLIIKSPEGLVPTALGELVLTSARKVVGELQVLSQQVGQFHNEADESLKIGVIPSALSGWLSLQLANFASRYPDAISLVLEGMEEEIKEWVESGVINMGVTTDVTQLNPTYWREHFDWQLLKKDEIVAVLPASHPLSKQASVTVAELSEHPLVMSSGGCEALIQQIFAHSLEEVDTFQVDFWVRDTRTLLQMVAGDVGVSLVPTLALNNKPTANVVTLPLSPRRYRNLIAFWPKKQPLNQVGRHVLSEMTQHTDTRLMI; from the coding sequence ATGATCAGAGGGGCGGATATCTCCATTGCCCAACTTCGCGCGCTGATGGCCGTGGCGGAAGAACAGTCTTATACCCGTGCGGCGGAGCGCCTTGGCGTTAGCCAGTCGGGTGTGAGTCACTCCATGCAGGCGCTGGAGAAGCTGGCGGGCGGCCCGCTGATCATAAAAAGCCCAGAAGGGCTGGTGCCCACCGCGTTAGGAGAGTTAGTGCTTACTAGCGCCAGGAAGGTTGTGGGTGAGCTTCAGGTATTAAGCCAGCAGGTGGGGCAGTTTCATAATGAGGCGGATGAATCACTGAAAATAGGCGTTATTCCCAGCGCCTTATCTGGCTGGTTGTCGCTCCAGCTTGCGAACTTTGCAAGCCGCTACCCGGACGCCATCAGTCTTGTACTGGAGGGCATGGAAGAAGAGATAAAGGAGTGGGTGGAAAGCGGCGTGATCAATATGGGCGTCACAACCGATGTCACCCAGTTGAACCCAACCTATTGGCGTGAGCACTTTGATTGGCAGCTATTAAAGAAGGACGAGATTGTTGCCGTGCTGCCCGCAAGCCATCCACTCAGCAAACAAGCCAGCGTGACGGTGGCGGAACTGTCGGAGCACCCGCTTGTTATGTCGTCAGGCGGTTGTGAGGCGCTGATCCAGCAGATATTTGCTCACTCGTTGGAGGAGGTCGATACCTTCCAGGTGGATTTCTGGGTACGCGATACGCGAACGTTATTGCAGATGGTCGCTGGAGATGTGGGCGTGAGCCTGGTGCCCACATTGGCGTTAAATAATAAGCCGACGGCCAACGTGGTGACGTTGCCGTTATCCCCCCGACGTTACCGGAACCTGATTGCCTTCTGGCCTAAAAAGCAGCCGTTGAATCAGGTAGGCCGACATGTGCTGAGTGAGATGACTCAGCATACCGATACTCGGCTCATGATTTGA
- a CDS encoding GFA family protein, with amino-acid sequence MEQLTGGCLCGKIRIVANGEPLRVGICHCMDCRKHHGALFYAAADYPKQAVVIEGEPHSYRRS; translated from the coding sequence ATGGAACAACTAACAGGTGGCTGTCTCTGCGGTAAGATCCGAATCGTGGCCAATGGAGAGCCGCTCCGGGTAGGTATTTGCCACTGTATGGATTGTCGCAAGCATCACGGGGCGCTTTTCTATGCGGCGGCGGATTACCCCAAGCAAGCTGTCGTTATCGAAGGCGAACCACACAGTTACCGCCGGAGCTGA
- a CDS encoding NUDIX hydrolase translates to MMHNLGAFAVILDDASRVLLCHRTDFDAWNLPGGKVERLEAPWKAAQREVLEEVGLVVRVDYLVGVYSVPEQETVAFAFLCTRTGGAIRLSDEADDIRCFHRCDLPPNTLPRHVERIEDSFNVGGGASLRVQVQ, encoded by the coding sequence ATGATGCATAATCTCGGGGCATTCGCAGTCATTCTGGACGATGCATCAAGGGTTTTGCTTTGTCATCGAACAGATTTTGATGCATGGAATTTACCTGGCGGAAAAGTTGAACGCCTGGAAGCGCCGTGGAAAGCCGCACAGCGTGAAGTTCTGGAAGAAGTTGGCCTTGTTGTGAGAGTCGACTACCTTGTCGGTGTTTATTCTGTGCCCGAGCAGGAAACCGTGGCGTTTGCTTTTCTATGCACTCGAACGGGCGGCGCTATTCGCCTTAGCGATGAAGCCGACGATATTCGGTGTTTCCACAGATGCGACCTTCCCCCCAACACACTGCCTCGTCATGTTGAACGCATTGAAGACTCGTTCAACGTAGGTGGCGGCGCGTCGTTGCGTGTACAAGTCCAATAA
- a CDS encoding SGNH/GDSL hydrolase family protein, with the protein MTTSSADWVTPMQSAFIKGAADIEYRGEALVPHRLPNWARDYYSDPGLAMAESMPAGVRLTLRTRARWIELNTRVTRFGYVGMPRRPEGQFELCVDGQCYSLATPKSATEISFDLSSGKTHQQSGDINSLRFDGLPEGDKKVDIWLPYNETVELFDLRSDAELLTDAESDQPIWLHYGSSISQGSNAASAAGIWPAQVAMQTGLDLVNLGFSGSALLDPFIARVIAQSEADLISLKLGINLVNSDVMRARAFGPAVLGFLDVIRDRQPYTPLLVISPLYCPIHETTPGPGAFDAQALAQGQIRFQATGNDEDSATGKLTLQSIRTQLAGLIHRRMSTDKQLFYLDGCELYGPDDHQRWPLPDALHPGPEAHQLIGQRFVERAPETGWARSTLGSLWPSQANSRQTGHAR; encoded by the coding sequence ATGACAACGTCTTCTGCCGATTGGGTTACCCCCATGCAATCCGCCTTTATCAAAGGCGCCGCCGATATTGAATATCGCGGTGAGGCTTTGGTGCCGCATCGCTTGCCGAACTGGGCGCGTGATTATTATTCAGACCCGGGCCTTGCCATGGCCGAGTCCATGCCAGCCGGTGTGCGTCTTACCCTGCGCACCCGAGCCAGGTGGATAGAGCTGAATACCCGGGTCACCCGTTTTGGTTATGTCGGCATGCCGCGCCGACCCGAGGGGCAGTTTGAGCTGTGCGTCGACGGTCAATGCTATTCTCTGGCGACACCGAAGAGCGCCACGGAAATCAGTTTTGATCTAAGCAGCGGCAAGACTCACCAGCAAAGCGGCGACATCAACAGTTTGCGTTTTGATGGTTTGCCCGAGGGCGACAAAAAGGTCGACATCTGGCTGCCGTACAACGAAACCGTTGAACTGTTCGACCTGCGCAGCGATGCTGAATTGCTGACCGATGCCGAATCGGACCAACCCATCTGGTTACATTACGGCAGCTCTATCAGCCAGGGTTCCAATGCCGCCAGTGCCGCGGGCATCTGGCCGGCGCAGGTGGCGATGCAGACGGGGCTCGATTTGGTCAATCTCGGTTTCAGCGGCAGTGCATTACTGGATCCCTTTATCGCTCGGGTAATTGCCCAGAGCGAAGCCGACCTGATCAGTTTGAAGCTGGGTATCAACTTGGTGAACAGCGATGTGATGCGGGCGCGTGCCTTTGGACCGGCGGTGCTGGGATTCCTCGATGTGATCCGTGACCGGCAACCGTATACGCCGCTGTTGGTGATATCACCGCTGTATTGCCCGATTCACGAAACCACACCGGGGCCGGGCGCATTCGACGCCCAGGCGTTGGCGCAGGGCCAGATTCGCTTTCAGGCGACAGGTAACGATGAGGATAGCGCGACCGGCAAGCTGACCTTGCAATCGATCCGTACTCAGTTGGCTGGGTTGATCCACCGACGGATGAGCACCGACAAACAGCTGTTTTATCTTGACGGTTGCGAGCTTTATGGTCCGGATGATCATCAGCGCTGGCCGCTGCCGGATGCGTTGCACCCTGGCCCGGAAGCGCACCAGTTGATAGGGCAGCGTTTTGTCGAGCGAGCACCGGAGACCGGTTGGGCGCGATCGACGCTCGGTTCGCTCTGGCCAAGCCAGGCAAACAGCAGGCAAACAGGACATGCACGATAA
- a CDS encoding nucleotidyl transferase AbiEii/AbiGii toxin family protein, whose amino-acid sequence MRPPSPDLLACMGGAEIKVETSPVTHGILHDPETLTVFEAVEDEFGYADMQIVSFEDLFGGKLHTAVDRQHPRDLCLWWSV is encoded by the coding sequence ATGCGCCCACCAAGCCCCGATCTTCTTGCTTGCATGGGCGGTGCTGAGATCAAGGTCGAAACCTCGCCGGTTACACACGGCATCTTGCACGATCCTGAAACGCTTACCGTCTTCGAAGCCGTTGAAGATGAGTTCGGCTATGCAGACATGCAGATCGTCTCTTTCGAAGACCTGTTCGGCGGCAAGTTGCACACAGCCGTGGATCGCCAGCATCCGCGCGATCTTTGTCTGTGGTGGAGCGTCTAG
- a CDS encoding TetR/AcrR family transcriptional regulator produces MAGRAGLTAFKLTQAGAEMADDLGFEQVTLSALARRFDVKVASLYSHLKNSEDLKVRLALLALDELADRASEAIAGRSGKNALIALANAYRDYAQAHPGRFVAARYPLSDAVAASSSGVKLSRMLGAVLQAYGLSDNEQTHAIRFLGSVFLGYTTLESAGGFAHTAVEAQISWERTLDALDQALRHWPV; encoded by the coding sequence ATGGCCGGTCGCGCAGGTTTAACAGCATTCAAGTTGACTCAGGCCGGTGCCGAAATGGCCGATGATCTGGGTTTTGAGCAGGTCACACTGTCGGCGCTCGCCCGTCGGTTTGACGTCAAAGTCGCCAGTCTTTATTCCCACCTAAAAAACTCTGAAGACCTGAAAGTCCGCTTGGCGCTATTGGCGCTTGATGAGCTAGCCGACCGCGCTAGCGAAGCCATTGCCGGCCGCTCCGGTAAAAATGCGTTGATCGCGCTCGCCAACGCTTATCGCGATTATGCTCAGGCGCATCCGGGACGTTTTGTCGCCGCTCGTTATCCACTGAGCGATGCCGTGGCCGCCAGCAGTTCTGGGGTTAAGTTGTCGCGCATGCTGGGTGCCGTGTTACAAGCCTATGGTCTGAGCGATAACGAACAGACTCACGCCATCCGCTTTCTGGGCAGTGTTTTCCTGGGTTACACCACACTCGAATCGGCCGGTGGTTTTGCACACACCGCAGTCGAGGCGCAGATCTCCTGGGAACGCACTCTGGACGCGCTCGACCAAGCGTTACGACATTGGCCGGTCTGA
- a CDS encoding selenium binding protein, translating to MYETYSRQSLPSKKYRELLGSAVCVFNSNNSFIIENILKNDASGVYSWYNLIDCTSGELSKPIKDTITKKSNTKIANNFSNIIQTRNRIMHSFQVTAPEGSSMSDDKDNQILATKYKNGKQEYITEEFLLKFIRDNNELSSQLHSFRGY from the coding sequence ATGTATGAAACATACAGTCGACAGTCTCTGCCATCTAAAAAATATAGAGAGCTATTAGGGAGTGCTGTTTGCGTTTTTAATTCTAATAATAGTTTTATAATTGAAAATATACTTAAAAATGATGCCTCAGGTGTATATAGTTGGTATAATTTGATAGACTGCACGTCTGGTGAGCTTTCCAAACCTATAAAAGATACCATCACAAAAAAATCAAATACCAAAATTGCCAATAATTTCAGTAATATCATACAAACAAGAAATAGAATAATGCATAGCTTTCAGGTTACGGCACCTGAAGGCAGCAGTATGTCTGACGATAAAGATAATCAAATCTTGGCCACAAAGTATAAAAACGGGAAGCAAGAGTATATAACGGAAGAGTTTCTTCTTAAGTTTATTCGAGATAACAACGAATTAAGCAGTCAGCTTCATTCTTTCAGAGGTTATTAA
- the tnpC gene encoding IS66 family transposase, producing the protein MKNTASSSTTVTQLERKLAAADAENARLLALMEKKEAQWEATKQSLFEQFRLALERQFGPSTEKYRVDQQDLLINEAEVSVDEEDNDAAPECDATADDATIDTATPAKRRTRGGRIALPPELPRVEIVHELPDDARHCHDDGTALKVIGEEVSEELHVVPARIEVIRHVRHKYACPTCEEGVNTAPAPAKLLPKSNASATLLAYIATAKYQDALPLYRQSQIFARHGAEIPRNTLARWMVQAGERITPLIDTLRHHLLNAPLIHMDETTLQVNQEADRAASATSYMWVQRGGPPGQQVVLFDYAASRAGRVPVDLLGDYAGRLITDGYEGYAEIVRRNGITHAGCWAHARRKFIEAQKVQPKGKTGKADWALNQIRKLYGVEKQAKALEPETRHALRDQKSRPLIDQLRTWLDKSLAQVLPKSALGKALHYLDNQWPRLTRFLDDGLIPFDNNPAENAIRPFVVGRKNWLFSHTPSGAHASAAIYSLIETAKANGLSPYDYLQYVFATLPALDDDELHTLLPWQWKETLPV; encoded by the coding sequence ATGAAAAACACGGCCTCTTCCTCGACGACGGTTACCCAGCTTGAGCGCAAGCTGGCCGCTGCTGACGCTGAAAATGCGCGGCTATTGGCGTTGATGGAAAAAAAGGAAGCGCAGTGGGAAGCCACCAAACAGTCGCTATTTGAACAGTTCCGGCTTGCCCTGGAGCGTCAGTTCGGCCCTTCCACCGAGAAGTACCGTGTCGACCAGCAAGATCTGCTTATCAATGAAGCGGAAGTGTCGGTTGACGAGGAAGACAACGATGCTGCACCGGAGTGCGACGCCACCGCTGATGACGCGACGATCGACACTGCCACGCCTGCTAAGCGTCGTACACGCGGCGGGCGTATTGCGCTACCGCCAGAGCTACCGCGTGTCGAGATCGTCCATGAACTGCCCGACGATGCTCGCCACTGCCACGATGACGGCACCGCGCTAAAGGTGATCGGTGAGGAGGTCAGCGAGGAGTTGCATGTGGTGCCCGCGCGGATCGAGGTGATCCGCCATGTGCGACACAAATATGCCTGCCCGACGTGCGAAGAGGGCGTCAACACAGCCCCAGCACCCGCCAAACTGTTGCCCAAGAGTAATGCCAGCGCCACGCTGCTCGCCTATATCGCGACGGCTAAATACCAGGACGCGCTACCGCTTTATCGGCAAAGCCAGATCTTTGCCCGCCATGGCGCCGAGATCCCCCGCAATACCCTGGCACGCTGGATGGTGCAGGCGGGAGAACGGATCACCCCGTTGATCGACACGTTGCGCCATCACCTCTTAAACGCCCCGCTGATCCACATGGATGAGACGACGCTCCAGGTGAATCAAGAAGCGGATCGTGCCGCCAGTGCCACCTCGTATATGTGGGTGCAGCGCGGTGGTCCGCCGGGACAACAAGTCGTTCTGTTCGACTACGCCGCCAGCCGCGCCGGACGGGTGCCCGTTGACCTGCTGGGCGACTATGCGGGGCGCTTAATCACCGATGGCTATGAAGGCTACGCCGAGATCGTGCGTCGCAATGGGATCACCCATGCGGGCTGCTGGGCGCATGCCCGGCGCAAGTTCATCGAGGCCCAGAAGGTGCAGCCCAAAGGCAAAACTGGCAAAGCCGACTGGGCGCTGAACCAGATCCGTAAGCTGTACGGCGTGGAAAAACAGGCGAAGGCCCTTGAGCCTGAGACGCGTCACGCGCTGCGTGACCAGAAGAGCCGCCCACTGATCGATCAACTGCGCACCTGGCTCGACAAGTCACTGGCCCAGGTGTTGCCCAAAAGCGCGCTGGGGAAAGCCCTACACTATCTAGATAACCAGTGGCCTCGCCTGACCCGGTTCCTGGACGATGGCCTGATCCCGTTCGACAACAATCCGGCAGAGAACGCTATCCGCCCGTTCGTGGTGGGGCGTAAAAACTGGCTGTTCAGCCACACCCCGAGCGGTGCTCACGCCAGCGCGGCGATCTACAGCCTGATCGAAACCGCCAAAGCCAATGGCCTCTCGCCTTACGACTACTTGCAGTACGTCTTTGCGACACTGCCCGCCCTCGACGATGATGAGCTCCACACGCTGCTGCCCTGGCAGTGGAAAGAGACATTGCCGGTCTAA
- a CDS encoding type IV toxin-antitoxin system AbiEi family antitoxin domain-containing protein, whose product MSTHKEAILKRMLEAIPSGYMVDTAWLERHGVSRFLARKYVDNGWLERVNRGVFRRPAPNTTTSAPIDWKTCLLSMQHIMGYDSYVGGTTALAQQGYDHYLRLGSSAPVWVYGDATPNWLSKLLNAPIVTRSTSLFADPLVGLAKNNINDEDALPWDWTLKMSAPERAVMEVMDELPNHESFHNLDMVFESLTTLRPKVLSALLHSCKKIKVKRLFFVFADRHDHPWRKRLDPAEFNLGSGDRALVKGGKIHPRYRIMVPEAFVTAEARDGA is encoded by the coding sequence ATGAGTACACATAAAGAAGCAATACTAAAGCGAATGCTTGAAGCCATACCGTCAGGGTACATGGTCGATACTGCATGGCTTGAACGCCACGGTGTCAGCCGTTTCCTTGCTCGCAAATACGTTGATAACGGCTGGCTGGAGCGTGTTAACCGCGGCGTCTTCCGACGCCCCGCGCCGAACACAACAACGTCGGCCCCAATTGATTGGAAAACCTGCCTGCTATCCATGCAGCATATAATGGGTTACGACAGCTATGTCGGTGGCACAACAGCACTTGCCCAACAGGGCTACGATCACTATCTGCGGTTGGGCAGCAGTGCGCCTGTCTGGGTATATGGCGACGCCACACCCAACTGGCTCAGCAAGCTGCTAAACGCACCCATCGTGACCCGCAGCACCTCACTGTTCGCTGACCCGTTAGTAGGGCTTGCTAAAAATAACATCAACGATGAAGACGCGTTGCCATGGGACTGGACGCTCAAGATGTCGGCACCTGAACGGGCGGTCATGGAAGTCATGGACGAATTACCCAATCATGAAAGTTTTCATAACCTTGATATGGTGTTCGAGAGCTTGACGACACTGCGGCCGAAAGTACTGTCGGCGTTGCTGCACAGTTGCAAGAAAATCAAGGTCAAGCGGCTGTTCTTTGTCTTTGCGGATCGTCACGACCATCCTTGGCGCAAGCGCCTCGATCCTGCAGAGTTCAACCTTGGCAGTGGCGATCGCGCACTGGTGAAAGGGGGCAAGATACATCCGCGCTATCGCATCATGGTGCCTGAAGCGTTTGTAACGGCGGAGGCCAGAGATGGCGCATGA
- the tnpB gene encoding IS66 family insertion sequence element accessory protein TnpB (TnpB, as the term is used for proteins encoded by IS66 family insertion elements, is considered an accessory protein, since TnpC, encoded by a neighboring gene, is a DDE family transposase.) — MIRPGTDLKVYLCREPVDMRKQIDGLALLVQEAMALNPFDQALFVFGNRQRDKVKLLFWERNGFVVWYKRLERERFKWPTHLNGETVTLTGQELNWLLDGYDLKAMKPHKALYFQRVG, encoded by the coding sequence ATGATTCGTCCAGGCACTGACCTAAAGGTTTACCTGTGCCGAGAGCCCGTGGATATGCGTAAGCAAATCGATGGCTTGGCACTGCTGGTTCAGGAAGCCATGGCCTTGAACCCGTTCGATCAAGCGCTGTTCGTGTTCGGTAATCGCCAGCGGGATAAAGTGAAACTGCTGTTCTGGGAACGTAACGGTTTTGTGGTGTGGTACAAGCGCTTGGAGCGTGAGCGGTTTAAATGGCCAACGCACCTTAATGGCGAGACCGTGACGTTAACCGGCCAAGAGCTTAACTGGCTGCTGGATGGCTACGACCTGAAGGCCATGAAGCCTCACAAAGCGCTGTATTTTCAGCGAGTTGGCTAA
- a CDS encoding type IV toxin-antitoxin system AbiEi family antitoxin domain-containing protein, whose translation MSGRFEFCGKPPFDWPVPDFTADTLMQSLATLGPRRVTALLRHCSSIKAKRLFLDLANRHQHAWLNRISLDGVLGSGKRVLVPGGRLHPTYQITLPRDLDEHLG comes from the coding sequence ATGTCTGGTCGATTTGAGTTCTGCGGCAAGCCCCCGTTTGACTGGCCGGTACCTGATTTCACTGCGGATACGCTTATGCAGAGTTTGGCAACACTGGGCCCAAGGCGCGTGACGGCGCTGCTGCGCCATTGCAGCAGCATCAAGGCTAAGCGACTGTTTCTCGACTTGGCGAATCGGCACCAGCATGCATGGCTAAATCGAATCTCGTTAGATGGGGTGCTCGGCAGCGGTAAACGCGTTCTGGTGCCCGGTGGTCGTCTACACCCGACTTATCAGATCACGTTACCGAGGGACTTGGATGAGCACTTGGGATAA
- a CDS encoding AbiEi antitoxin N-terminal domain-containing protein: protein MLASLGDSDLVSSRWLQAHGYSRSLVARYVASGWLVSPARWSCHGNDLRVYSTAWLAWSVVYVWSI from the coding sequence TTGCTAGCCAGCCTAGGAGACTCTGATTTAGTCTCCAGCCGCTGGCTGCAGGCGCATGGCTATTCGAGAAGCCTTGTGGCGCGCTATGTCGCCAGCGGTTGGCTGGTATCTCCGGCTCGGTGGAGCTGCCACGGTAACGATTTACGGGTCTACTCGACCGCCTGGTTGGCTTGGTCAGTTGTCTATGTCTGGTCGATTTGA
- a CDS encoding DMT family transporter, with translation MSIALALSAMVLLGSTHFINGLLARFYPPLNIAFYTHLGGALVGFAGALLFSNWEPNVWIWGALAGIGSALGGWLLYQGLSGAPFAIVVPVSAVAMVTIALGLSLIFLGERPNAWVWLGVMIALPAIWLTAGGGKPSKMRMNSGTKTGLLLGLGAGLGFALQLHFLGQVPERSAIYGIALCMLSGGVCCLPFYQHAHPVRKRFPLLATTAGGISALGLTLYALSREGQLAIISIVIVSMYPLIPVVFGSLVRRERVSGAGMAGVALSILAMVLIVAGSD, from the coding sequence ATGTCTATCGCCCTTGCGTTAAGCGCCATGGTACTGCTCGGCAGTACGCACTTTATCAATGGTTTGCTCGCCCGTTTTTACCCACCGCTCAACATTGCGTTTTATACCCATCTGGGCGGCGCGCTTGTCGGTTTTGCAGGCGCACTGCTCTTTTCCAACTGGGAGCCAAACGTGTGGATATGGGGCGCGCTGGCGGGCATCGGCTCCGCCCTTGGAGGATGGCTGCTTTACCAAGGGTTATCGGGGGCGCCCTTCGCCATCGTGGTGCCTGTTAGCGCTGTCGCGATGGTGACCATCGCCCTTGGACTCTCGCTGATTTTCCTGGGCGAGCGACCCAACGCGTGGGTATGGCTAGGCGTGATGATTGCCCTACCCGCCATATGGTTAACCGCGGGCGGGGGCAAACCGAGCAAAATGCGGATGAATAGCGGCACCAAAACGGGCCTGCTATTGGGTTTAGGCGCAGGCTTAGGATTTGCCTTGCAGCTTCACTTCCTTGGCCAAGTGCCTGAGCGAAGCGCTATCTATGGCATCGCCCTCTGCATGCTCAGCGGCGGCGTATGTTGTCTGCCCTTTTATCAACACGCACACCCAGTAAGAAAGCGCTTCCCACTGCTGGCAACCACAGCGGGCGGCATCAGTGCACTGGGGCTCACGCTGTATGCGCTATCACGGGAAGGACAACTTGCCATCATCAGCATCGTGATTGTGTCGATGTACCCGCTGATACCGGTCGTGTTTGGCTCGTTGGTGCGTAGGGAAAGGGTTAGCGGCGCCGGTATGGCAGGCGTGGCGCTTTCAATTTTGGCGATGGTGTTGATTGTGGCGGGCAGTGATTAA